One Halobaculum roseum DNA segment encodes these proteins:
- a CDS encoding DUF7520 family protein translates to MSDRAATDGVEDGGDDRAGDDRVGDDRSRDRESLIEGEPSAVEASGRPYLLGAAAAVTLFAAAAGYVVAANNAVGSVAMFGVVTVPGTPAAVAVYGAALSVVVLAALFGLVTVASRFDDDAVR, encoded by the coding sequence GTGAGCGACCGAGCGGCCACCGACGGGGTCGAGGACGGCGGCGACGACCGAGCCGGCGACGACCGAGTCGGCGACGACCGATCCAGAGACCGGGAGAGCCTGATCGAGGGGGAACCGAGCGCCGTCGAGGCGTCGGGGCGGCCGTACCTGCTCGGGGCGGCCGCGGCCGTGACGCTGTTCGCGGCCGCCGCGGGCTACGTCGTCGCCGCGAACAACGCCGTCGGTTCGGTCGCGATGTTCGGCGTGGTCACCGTCCCGGGAACCCCGGCGGCCGTCGCGGTGTACGGCGCGGCGCTGTCGGTCGTCGTGCTCGCCGCGCTGTTCGGCCTCGTGACGGTCGCCTCGCGGTTCGACGACGACGCGGTGCGGTAG
- a CDS encoding GNAT family N-acetyltransferase → MYVRDAKNRDEAWLLDHIEEMGLDERSFRSRDYVIAVEEGSNTRAGFGRLRVHKTDDGDFVELTGIGVLESWRGQGIGAHVVERLIEKAGDQEFDEVYCFTPSASYLEQFGFETLEDDEVPDALADRLEQVRSDEGEDAAPLRLDREEFVLPERFRERFKAASADGAAAEPEVTETAEDFGIDPDEATYKYDTGG, encoded by the coding sequence ATGTACGTCCGCGACGCCAAGAACCGGGACGAGGCGTGGCTGCTCGATCACATCGAGGAGATGGGGCTCGACGAGCGGTCGTTCCGGTCGCGCGATTACGTGATCGCGGTCGAGGAGGGGTCGAACACCCGCGCCGGGTTCGGCCGCCTGCGGGTCCACAAGACCGACGACGGCGACTTCGTCGAGTTGACCGGGATCGGCGTCCTCGAGTCCTGGCGCGGGCAGGGTATCGGCGCGCACGTCGTCGAGCGGCTGATCGAGAAGGCCGGCGACCAGGAGTTCGACGAGGTCTACTGCTTCACCCCGTCGGCGAGCTACCTCGAACAGTTCGGCTTCGAGACCCTCGAGGACGACGAGGTCCCCGACGCGCTCGCCGACCGGCTCGAACAGGTCCGCTCCGACGAGGGCGAGGACGCGGCGCCGCTGCGGCTCGACCGCGAGGAGTTCGTGCTGCCCGAGCGGTTCCGCGAGCGGTTCAAGGCCGCCTCCGCCGACGGGGCCGCCGCGGAGCCGGAGGTGACCGAGACCGCCGAGGACTTCGGCATCGACCCCGACGAGGCGACCTACAAGTACGACACCGGAGGATAA